Proteins encoded within one genomic window of Ailuropoda melanoleuca isolate Jingjing chromosome 16, ASM200744v2, whole genome shotgun sequence:
- the LOC100470545 gene encoding olfactory receptor 5AL1 isoform X1 translates to MARGNHSVVSEFILLGLTDNPELQVFLFGIFLLIYLASVLGNLGLMVLIHVSPQLHTPMYFFLSHLAFVDFSFTSSVTPNTLVNFLCDVKSIAFYACAIQVCFFITFVVCELYLLAIMAYDRYVAICNPLLYAILMPRKLCHGMIASTYTYGFTVGLIQTVATFLLPFCSSNVVNHFYCDDIPLIALACSDTHTKELMLFIIAGFNTLCSLLLVIISYIFIFFAILRIHSTEGRQKAFSTCTSHLTSITIFYGTIIFMYLLPKSSHSLNTDKFASVFYVVVIPTLNLLIYSLRNQEVKNALKRIIGNCNISFLIFLKLR, encoded by the exons ATGGCCAGAGGCAATCATTCAGTAGTCTCTGAGTTCATCCTCTTGGGACTCACTGATAATCCAGAGCTTCAAGTCTTTCTCTTTGGCATATTCCTACTCATCTACTTAGCTAGTGTCTTGGGTAATCTCGGTTTGATGGTGCTCATCCACGTCAGCCCTCAGCTTCACAcacccatgtatttttttctcagccatctggcttttgttgatttttcttttacttcatccGTCACCCCAAACACCTTGGTGAATTTCCTGTGTGATGTTAAAAGTATAGCATTTTATGCATGCGCCATTCAGGTTTGCTTCTTCATCACATTTGTAGTTTGTGAACTGTATTTGCTCGCGATCATGGCCTACGATCGGTATGTAGCCATCTGCAACCCTCTACTCTATGCCATTCTCATGCCTAGAAAGCTCTGTCATGGAATGATTGCTAGCACATACACGTACGGATTCACAGTGGGTCTCATACAGACAGTGGCAACATTCCTCTTGCCTTTTTGCAGCTCCAACGTGGTCAACCACTTTTACTGTGATGATATTCCCTTGATTGCTCTAGCCTGCTCTGACACTCACACCAAAGAGCTGATGTTGTTCATCATCGCTGGGTTCAATACCCTCTGCTCTCTACTGCTTGTAATAATTTCTTATATCTTCATCTTCTTTGCCATCCTGAGGATCCATTCTactgaaggaagacagaaagcCTTTTCTACATGCACTTCCCACCTCACCTCCATCACAATATTTTATGGGACAATCATTTTTATGTACCTACTGCCCAAGTCAAGCCATTCTCTGAACACAGATAAATTTGCTTCGGTGTTTTACGTGGTAGTGATTCCCACGTTAAACCTGCTGATCTACAGCTTGAGAAATCAGGAGGTAAAAAATGCACTGAAAAGAATTATAGGAAA TTGtaacatttcctttcttatttttctcaaattaagGTGA
- the LOC100470545 gene encoding olfactory receptor 5AL1 isoform X2 encodes MARGNHSVVSEFILLGLTDNPELQVFLFGIFLLIYLASVLGNLGLMVLIHVSPQLHTPMYFFLSHLAFVDFSFTSSVTPNTLVNFLCDVKSIAFYACAIQVCFFITFVVCELYLLAIMAYDRYVAICNPLLYAILMPRKLCHGMIASTYTYGFTVGLIQTVATFLLPFCSSNVVNHFYCDDIPLIALACSDTHTKELMLFIIAGFNTLCSLLLVIISYIFIFFAILRIHSTEGRQKAFSTCTSHLTSITIFYGTIIFMYLLPKSSHSLNTDKFASVFYVVVIPTLNLLIYSLRNQEVKNALKRIIGKLCLPAK; translated from the coding sequence ATGGCCAGAGGCAATCATTCAGTAGTCTCTGAGTTCATCCTCTTGGGACTCACTGATAATCCAGAGCTTCAAGTCTTTCTCTTTGGCATATTCCTACTCATCTACTTAGCTAGTGTCTTGGGTAATCTCGGTTTGATGGTGCTCATCCACGTCAGCCCTCAGCTTCACAcacccatgtatttttttctcagccatctggcttttgttgatttttcttttacttcatccGTCACCCCAAACACCTTGGTGAATTTCCTGTGTGATGTTAAAAGTATAGCATTTTATGCATGCGCCATTCAGGTTTGCTTCTTCATCACATTTGTAGTTTGTGAACTGTATTTGCTCGCGATCATGGCCTACGATCGGTATGTAGCCATCTGCAACCCTCTACTCTATGCCATTCTCATGCCTAGAAAGCTCTGTCATGGAATGATTGCTAGCACATACACGTACGGATTCACAGTGGGTCTCATACAGACAGTGGCAACATTCCTCTTGCCTTTTTGCAGCTCCAACGTGGTCAACCACTTTTACTGTGATGATATTCCCTTGATTGCTCTAGCCTGCTCTGACACTCACACCAAAGAGCTGATGTTGTTCATCATCGCTGGGTTCAATACCCTCTGCTCTCTACTGCTTGTAATAATTTCTTATATCTTCATCTTCTTTGCCATCCTGAGGATCCATTCTactgaaggaagacagaaagcCTTTTCTACATGCACTTCCCACCTCACCTCCATCACAATATTTTATGGGACAATCATTTTTATGTACCTACTGCCCAAGTCAAGCCATTCTCTGAACACAGATAAATTTGCTTCGGTGTTTTACGTGGTAGTGATTCCCACGTTAAACCTGCTGATCTACAGCTTGAGAAATCAGGAGGTAAAAAATGCACTGAAAAGAATTATAGGAAAGTTGTGTTTGCCTGccaaataa